The window TCCACGCGAGAGCGCACGCAGTTCGCGATAAGCGGCGCGGAGGACTTCGCGCGCGTGGACGAACTCCGCGCCGACTTCGACGCGGTGATGGTCGGCGTCGGCACCGTCCTCGCGGACGACCCCTCGCTCACCCTGAAGGACGCCGCCCTCGCGACCGCCCGGGAGAGCCGGGGGGAATCCCCGCAGCCGGCGCGCGTCGTCGCCGACTCGCAGGCGCGCACGCCGACGGACGCGAGCGTCCTCGGCCCGGACGCCGACACGTACGTCCTCGTCTCCGAGAACGCCCAACAGTCCCGGGTTCGGGAACTGGAGCGGGCGGGCGCGCACTGCGTCGTCGCCGGGAACGAGCGCGTCGCCCTCCCCGACGCGCTCGCGAAACTGGAAGCCGACGGCGTGGAGCGCGTGATGGTCGAGGGCGGCGGCGAACTCCTCTTCTCCCTGTTCGCGGACGACCTCGTGGACGCCCTCTCAGTCTTCGTCGGGTCGATGGTCGTCGGCGGACGGGACGCCCCCACACTCGTCGACGGGGACGGCTTCACCGACGACTTCCCCCGACTCTCCCTCACGGACGCGGACCGACTGGACGACGGCGTCCTCCTCACCTACGACGTGCTCGGACGGGACGGCGGAGACTAGCCTGTACGCCTTTCACGGAGCGCCACCTATAGCAAGCAAATGGACGAACGCGTGACGCTTCGCGTCGACCCGCATGTTCACTCGGACGGGTCGTACGACGGGCACGAACCCGTGAAACTCCTGCTGGAACACGCGAGCGACATCGGCCTGGACGCCATCGTCGTCACCGACCACGACGCCATCGAGGAGTCCCTGCGGGCCGCGCGCCTCGCCCCCGAGTACGGCCTCGTCGGGGTTCCGGGCGTGGAGGTGTCGACCCGCCACGGCCACCTGCTCGCCATCGGCGTCACCGAGCGCCCGCCGAAGGGCGAGTCGTTCGCGGACACCGTCGCCGCCGTCCGCGACCTCGGCGGCGCAGCCATCGTCCCGCATCCCTTTCAGCGAAGTCGACACGGCGTCCGGAAGCGCTATCTCGACGACACCGAGGTGGAAGCCGTCGAGGTCTACAACTCGATGCTGTTCACGGGGTTCCGGAACCGCCGCGCGCGCCGGTACGCGCGCAACCGCGAGTATCCCGGAATCGGGTCGAGCGACGCCCACCACGTGATGAACGTCGGACGCGCGTACACTGAACTCGACGTGAACGCATCCTCGAAGGCCGAAGTCAGGGCGAGTGACGTCGTGGACGCCATCCGCGAGGGGTCGACGGGCGTTCGCGGCCGCCGAACCCCGATTCACCGGAGTGCCCGCCAGTACGCGATGGGGGCCGTTAAGAAAGGACTGTTCGAGGTCACGTCGCGCACGCCGCTCGTGCCGACGGTGCCGTCGTCGTACGCCCAGCAGTTCTAGTGCTGGTGGCCGGTCGCCTCGCCGTACGTCATGCCGAAGCGGTCTTCGAACGCGTCGAGCATCTCGGACTCCAGGGACTGGATTTCGTCGCTCGGTTCGTCGTCGGAGTGGTGGGCGATAGCGTGCGCGCGGGACGTGAACGCCATCACGGCGATGTCGCCCACGACCTGCGCGGAGGACTCGTCTTCCTCCTCGCTCAGGAGGTCGATGAGACCGGCGGGGAGTTCGACGTCGTCGCTACCGTCAGGACCCTCGATGGTGAAGGAAACGGAATCCATACCCCATCGAGTACGTCCAGTACTACGAGTCCTGCGGTTCGCGGAAGCGTTGGACGGGGCCGCGGTCGAACTCGTCGTACCGGCCGCACGCCTTCAGGAGGCGGATGGTGCGCACGCGGTCGACGCGCGCTGCCTGCTGGAGGTCGAGAATCGTCTCCGCATCGTCCACCATGTCGTGGAACTCCGCGAGCGTGAAGGCGTCACTCCGCCGAATGAGGTCGCGGGGGTCGGCGGACGTCATTGATGAATCGCAACGAACCGAAGGAAAATAAACAGTTCGGTGACGTTAATCGTCCGCGGGCGCTTCGCCGCTCGCGAGCTCGGATTCGGCGAGGTCGGCCTCGGTTTCGAGCCATGCGTCGCAGTCGAGCGCGGCCTTACAGCCCATTCCGGCCGCGGTGACGGCCTGCTGGTAGTGGTGGTCAACCACGTCGCCCGCGCCGAACAGACCGGGGACGCCGGTCGCGGTCTGCCCGCCGCCCGCGCCGCCCTGCGTGACGATGTAGCCCTCGTCGTCGAGCTCCACATCGGTTCCCTCGAGGTAGTCCGTGTTCGGCGTGTGGCCGATGGCGACGAAGAACGCGCCCACGTCGAGGTCGAACGACTCCGTCTCGGCGTCGTCGAGTTTCTCCGAGGGATGGCCGGCGGGGTTCCGTACGAGGCTCACGGACTCCACGCCGTCCTCGGGCGACCCGTGGATTTCCGTGGCTTCCGTGTTCCAGAGGACTTCCATGTCGCCGTTCTCCACGTGTTCCTCGATGCGTTCCTGCCAGTAGTCCTCCGCGCGGAGCTCCTCGCGGCGGTGGACGAGATACACCGTGTCCGCGAATTTCGTGAGGAACGCCGCTTCCTCTGCCGCGGCGTCGCCGCCGCCGACGACGACCATGTCCTCCCCGCGGAAGAACGCGCCGTCGCACGTCGCGCACGTCGAGACGCCGTACCCCATCAGTTCGTCCTCGCCCGGGATGCCGAGCGTCCGCGCGCTCGCGCCCGACGCCGCGATGACCGCGTCCGCGGTGTACACGTCGCCGTTCGCGAGTTCGACGCGGAACGGTCGCTCGTCGTCGGTAACGTCCTCGACGACGCCGTGCTCCAGTTCCGCGCCGAAGCGCTGCGCCTGTTCTTTCATGTTGTTGATGAGGTCGGGGCCCGAGATGCCCTCCGGGAACCCCGGATAGTTCTCCACCTCGGTCGTGAGCGTGAGCTGGCCGCCCGGCTCGTCGCCCTCGAACAGGAGCGGGTCGTTGTTCGAGCGCGCCGCGTAGATGGCCGCCGTCAGCGCTGCGATTCCGGTACCGGTGATGATGAGTTTCCGGTGTTCCTCCACCGCCTCGACCGCGTCGTCCGTGAGGCCGAGTTTCTCGTCGAGTTCGCCGGTCTGGTCGAGTTCGTGCGTGTCGTCCCAGCCGCCGATGAGTTCGTCGTCGATGAACACCTCGGGAGCGGTCTCGCGGCCGTTCGCGCGCTCTTTCATCTCCGCGAACCGCTCGGGGTCGCCGGTGACGTTGTACGTCTCGTACTCGATGCCCTTCTCGTCGAAGAGGTCCATCGCCTTCTCGCAATAGGGACACACCGACTTGGTGTATATCTCCACGTGGGGCTGCTCGCTCATGCCCCGAATTCGGAACCGTAGAAGTATGTAGGTTGCGCTGGCGCGGAGTCCCGCCGCCAGTCGAAGCGCTTACCCGCCCGACTCGCTCCCTCTCGGTATGCCCGCAGACCTCGAAGAGAAGACGGATCGGTACGAGCGACTGCTCGCGGAGGCGCTCGATGCGGCGGCGGTCGCGCCGCCCCCGGACACGCCGCTCGGGGAGGCCGCGCTGGAGTTCGAGGAGATGGCGCAGTCCTACCTGGAGGACGGCCGGCACTTCCGCGAGCAGGACGACCTCGTGAACGCGCTCGCGTCGTTCTCGTACGGCCACGGCTGGATGGACGCCGGCGCGCGAATCGGCGTGTTCGACGTACCCACCGACGGCCACCTGTTCACGCAGTGACAGCGCCGGGGTTTTACGGTGTCGCGGCGCGTCCCTCTGGGTGATGGAGGCCGCGCTCTGGTACGTGCTCACCGGGACTCGCGGCGGCCCGAACCGCGCGCGACTGCTGCGCGCGGTGGACGACCGCCCCCGGAACGCGAACCAGCTCGCCGACGACTTAGACCTCGACTACAAGACGGTTCGTCACCACCTCGACGTGCTCGTGGAGAACGACATCGTGCAGTCGAGCGGGGACGACTACGGCGCGGTCTACCTCCCGACCGAGCGCGCGCAGACGCACTGGGAGACGGTGGAGGACATCATCGAGGAGGTGGACGAATGAGAGAACCCGAACGAATCACGGCCGAATTTGGGAAAGCGTATAACCGTCCTCTCGTCCAACGGTGGTGTAGATGACGCTCTGGGCCGATATCTCCCGGGTCGCGATGGGCGCGAACGTCCTCGCGCTGCTCGCGCTGTGCGCCGTCTGGGCGCGCAACTACCGGCAGTTCCGCTCGAAGCACACGCTCGGCCTGCTCGTGTTCGCGCTGATGCTCCTCGGGGAGAACGCGCTCGGCCTCTACTACTTCCTCGTCGACCCGACGCTCACGGGGTGGTTCAGCGGCCTCCCGGACATCGCCGCGACCGCGTTGATGGCGCTGCGCCTCCTCGAAACGCTCGCCATCGGCTTCCTCCTCTGGGTCACCCTCGACTAGCGCGTTTTTATACTCGTCTCGGAGTGGTTCGTCGCGAATCGCTGAGTCCTGTCCGCTAGTCTCGGCGCTCTTCGCTGCTACTATGGGGACTTTCCGGTCGAATTTGGGTGAGAGTTCGGAAAAGCCTCTTTTAAATAAGGAGGGTCGTGGGGAGTATGCGGGAACGCATACACGCACTGGCGATGACAGTCGTCCTGATCGGCTCGGTGCTCGCGGTCGCTCCCGGAGCGGCGGCGGGCGCGACGGCCGGCGGGGCGAGCGTCACCTTCGACGCACAGACCAGCGGTGGGTACACAGTCACCGTGGAGAACGTCACGCTCCCGGACGGCGGGTTCGTGACGATTCACGACGCCTCGGTGACCGAGGGCAACGTCCTGGGGAGCGTCGTCGGCTCCTCGACCTACCTCGAAGCCGGCACGCACGAGAGCGTCACCGTCCGGCTCGACGAACCGCTGAGCGAGGACGGGACGTACGTCGCGATGCCGCACATGGACACGAACGACAACCGCGTCTACGAGTTCGTCTCCGCGAACGCGAACGCGGACGGCCCGTACACGATGAGCGGGAGCGCGGTCGTCGACACGGCGAACGTCACCGTCTCCGCGTCGGTGTCGATGAGCGACCAGCCGACCGGCGGGAACTCGGTGGTCGTTGACCGCGTCGAACTCAGCGAGGGCGGGTTCGTCGCCGTGCACGACAGCACGCTCCTCGACGGCGAAGTGACGGGGAGCGTCGTCGGTCACAGCCAGTACCTCTCCGCCGGCGTTCACGAGAACGTCCGCATCACCCTGAACGCGTCCGTGGGTAACGAGACGGTCATCGCGATGCCGCACATGGACACGAACGGCGACGAGGCCTACACGTTCGTCGAGAGCGGCGGCGAGACCGACGGGCCGTTCCTGACGATGGACGACAGCGCGGTGCTCGACACCGCGTCCGCCACCGTCACGAGCGAAGCGATGGTGTCCGCCGAGAACCAGACGACAGGCGGCCACACCGTGACTGTCGAGTCGGTGTTCGTCCCCGCGGGCGGCTTCGTCACGATTCACGACGCCACGGTGACCGAGGGCGCGGTGTTCGACAGCGTCCGCGGGACGAGCGACTACCTCGCGCCCGGCCTCCACCGGAACGTGCAGGTGACGCTCGACGACCCGCTCGCGAACGACACAACGATCGTCGCGATGCCGCACAAGGACACGGACGACGACATGGCGTACACGTTCGTCGAGAGTGAGGGCGCGACCGACGGCCCCTACACGAGCGACGGGAGCGCCGTCGTCGATACGGCGACCGCGACCGTGTCCGCGTCCGTGACGATGAACACCCAGGAGTCCGGCGGGCACACCGTCGTCGTCGAGTCCGTCGACCTCAGCGACGGCGGGTTCGTGACGATTCACGACAGCAGCCTGTTCGCGGGCGACGTGTTCGGGAGCGTCGTCGGCACGAGCGACTACCTCGAAGCGGGTTACCACGAGGACGTCGAAGTGACGCTCTCCACGCCCGCGAACGAGAGCCAGGTGCTCGTCGCGATGGCGCACCAAGACACGAACGGCGACACGACGTACTCGTTCGTCGAGAGTGAGGGCGCGACCGACGGCCCCTACACGGCGAACGGCGGCGCGGTCGTCGACACCGCGAAGGCGCTCGTGAACGCCGTCGTGGTCGCCGACGACCAGCAGACGGACGGGACGACCGTCACCGTCGACTCCGTGACGCTCGCGAACGGCGGGTTCGTCACGATTCACGACAGCACGCTCGCGGACGGCGCGGTGCTGGAGAGCGTCGTCGGCACGAGCCAGTACCTCTCCGCCGGCACGCACGAGAACGTCACCGTCCAGCTAGACGCCGAATTGAGCGGCGAGCAGACCGTGTTCGCGATGGCGCACAAGGACACGAACGGCGACATGGCGTACTCGTTCGTCCAGAGCGAGGGCGCGACCGACGGGCCGTACGTGCAGAGCGGCATGCCGGTAATGCAGTCGCTCAGCGTCGACGCGCCCGGGCAGACCACCACGACGATGGACGAGATGACGACCACGATGGACGAGATGACGACCACGATGGACGAGACCGACGCGTCGGGTAGCACGCCCGGGTTCGGCGTCGGCCTCGCGCTGATTGCGGTGCTCGGCGCCGCGCTCCTCGCGCTCCGCCGGGACTGACTCCCGCACCGGCCACCACGATTGGTTCCGGCGCGTGGAACGTCACGAGCGAGGCCGCGCAGTCCAGCGAGCTCCCCGGGGTGACGAGTCAGATATCCGGGAGATACGGCGACCGCTTCGGCCTCGTCGGCGAGAGCTACGACGAGTAGTCCGGCGGTAATCTTTTTCCGAACACCGCACGCATCCAGAACTATGGCACACGAAGCGTACGTGCAGTTGGTCTGCCCTGAGTGCAGTAAGGACTGGGAGATGACGCCGAGCGAGCTCCCGAAGCACGACGAGAACTACAGCTGCCCCGACTGTCACGCGACCCGCCGCACGGCCGAGTTCATGCGGACGGATCGCGACCTCGAGAACCTCAAAGAACTCCAGAGTTAGACCGGGGTGCGCGCGCCGCAGGCCTCGCAGTGGAGGCGTTCCGTCCCGTTCTGCGTTTCGAGGTTCGTGTCGGGAAGCCCGCACTCCGGACAGCGGACGTAGGTGTCGACGTAGTCGTCGAGCACGGCTTCGACGCGGTCGGCGCCGAACTCGCCGGTGAAGCGCGCGCGGCCGCTCTCGTCTATCTGGGCGCTCGTCGCGAGTTCGTCCTGAATGAACTTGAGGACGTGCTCCTGGTCGCGGCCGAGGCGGTCGATGGTGTCCTGGAAGTTCTCGTAGACGGTGACGTTCCCCTCCTTGCGAACCGTGGGTTCGGGGACGTCGAATCGGCTCTCGCTCCCGGCGACGTCGGGCTTCTCGCTCATCGCTCGGTCGAGTTGATCCTCGTAATCCATACGAAAATCTGGGGCGAGAGGACGTAAAAGCGGTTCGGCACGAGACGCGCTGAACCACCCATAGAGAAGTGTGTTAACCCCTCTCAAGATACTACTAAGTCCCCGTAGCCGTTAGAAAGTTCTGTCATGAAAAAGCAGGAGCTCATCCACCTGCACGGACTGCTCGCCGAAGTAAGCAACTTCTACGAGGGCGTGGAAGACGACGGCGTCACGCTCGACGAATACCAGGATCTCGGGGTGCGACCGACATCCATCCACAAATCGAAAACAGAACACAAAGCGGCAGTGTTCGCGCTCGCGTCCGGCATCACGACGTCCGTGGAAGCCGAACCCGAGACGGTCGCCGCGCAGGCTGACTAACCCATCGAGAGTTCTCGCGGTACACGCACGCCACGTAGCTACGCGTCCGCCACGTCGAGGACGGCGAGCGGGACGTCCGCGAGGTGTCGTCCGAGCTCCGAGCGCGCGATGCGGGCGGCGTGTTCGTCGCGTTCGACGTTGTAGACGGTGAGTTCGAGTTCGAGCGCGACCAGTCCCTCGTCCGCGGCGACGAACGCGGCGTTCTCCGGTTCGCCGCAGTTCGGGCACTCGCGGGTCGCGGGCCCGATGTCGACGTAGTTCAGGTCGGGGTTGAGGGAGTCGCCGGTCTTCGCGATGGCGATGCGGACGGCTTCGTCGGCCGTGTCGACGTCGTAGACGGGGACGGCGGCCTCCAAGACGACGCGGCGGTCCATAGCGGGCGTCTCTCGTACGCCGCTATAGTTCTTTGCCCCACGTTACCACTCGAGACCGACGGACACTTGTTCAGGACGCGACCGAGAGACGGTATGGAAACCGGGTCGATCCCTCTCGACTCTCTCGCGTCCGCGTTCGACCTGCAAGCCACCCTCGAATCGGGACAGTCCTATCTCTGGACCCGCGAGGACGGCGCGACCTACGAGACGGACGGCGCGCACGGCGGCGACGCCTGGTACGCCACCGCCGCCGACGGCGAAGTCCTGCGGGTGCGCCAGACCGACGACGAACTCGTCTGGGAGGCGACGACGGACGCCGACGCCCTCCTCCACGACCTCCTCAGACTGGACGACGACCTCGACGCGATACGCGGTGCCGCGAACACCGACGACCTCGTGGACGCCGCGTACGACCGCTACTGGGGGATGCGCATCGTCTCCGACCCCTTCTTCGGCTGCCTGATATCCTTCATCTGCTCGGCGCAGATGCGAGTCGAACGCATCTTCGCCATGCAGGAGTCACTCCGGGAGGCGTACGGCGAGCGCATCGAGTTCGACGGCCGCACCTACCACGCGTTCCCGACGCCGGACGCGCTCGCGGACACGACGGAGGACGATCTCCGCGACCTCGGTCTCGGCTACCGCGCACCCTACGTCCAGCGCACCGCCGAACTCGTCGCGTCCGGCGAACTCACCCGCGACGATATTCTCGGACTGGACTACGAGGACGCCCGGGACGCGATGACGGGGTTCGTCGGCGTCGGCGAGAAGGTCGCGGACTGCGTGCTCCTGTTCAGCCTCGACTACCCCGACGCCGTCCCCCTCGACACCTGGATTCGAACCGCCATCGAGGACTACTACCCCGACTGCGCGCGCGGGAACTACGCCGACACGTCGCGCGCGCTCCGCGAGCAGTTCGGGCCGTACGCCGGCTACACCCAGACGTATCTGTTCCACCACCTGCGCAACGGCGGCGGCACGTAGTCACTCGGGTTCGACCGACTCGCACGTCCACTCCCGATAAACGTTCGGTGCGGGACGGGCCTCTGTCGGCTGCATAATCCGGAGTTCGAGCCCGGGCTTGCCGGCCGTGTTCCGTTCGCGACATCGTTCAGTCGTCGGCCAGTCGAGCGTTCGCGGGGATTCATCGCCCACGCGGACGGTGACGCTCGCGGGAGCGCCGTCGAACGTCACGTGTTCGTGGGCCGCCCCCGGGTCGAGGTCGAACGGCTTCTCGAACAGGGTGGTTCCGTCACCGGCCGCGATATCGAACGCGACCGCGTACTCGGTGTCGCTCGAATTATAGAGCGTGAGGAAGTGCGCGTACTGGTCGCCACCAGTACCGAACGCGGAACATCCAGCGAGCGCGACTGTGGCGGCGGCTCCGGTCGCTGTGAGGAGGGCGCGTCGTTGCACAGCGACTATCACGGAAGCCCAGTCAAAAACCCGTATACTAGCTGACTGTACGCCTCCGGAGTTCGGGCCGCCCATACATAGAAGGTCTTCGACGGTGACGTGCCACCTATGGCTACCCGCGTGCAGGCGCACGTCTTCGTCTCCGGCACCGTACAGGGCGTCTACTACCGGGCGACCACCCGCGACGAAGCCGGGAAACGCGGCGTCGACGGCTGGGTGCAGAACCTCGACGACGGCCGCGTCGAAGCGGTCTTCGAGGGAGACCCGGACTCCGTGGAGGCGATGGTGGAGTGGTGTCACACCGGCAGTCCCGCTGCCGACGTCGAGGAGGTCTCCGTGGAGTACGGGGCGCCGGAGGGGTACGAGTCGTTCGAGATTCGGCGGTAGCCCGCGGATTTACGGCGGGCGAACCGGTAGGCACAGCCATGATTTCGAGCAGGCGGATGGCCGCCGTGGACGAGAACGCGGAGGCGCTCGGCGTCTCCCGGAAGCAGTTGATGGAGTCGAGCGGGAACGCGGTCGCGCGCGAGGTGCGAGACGCGGTCGAACCGGGCGCGTCGATCGCGATAGTCGCGGGCCGGGGGAACAACGGCGGGGACGCGTTCGTCGCCGCGCGCTTCCTCAGCGAGTACGACGTGTCCGTCCACCTCCTCGGCCGCCGCGAGACCATCACCACCGCCATCAGTCGGGAGAACTGGGACGCGCTCGCGGAGAGCGAGATCCTCGCGGAGGCGGTCTCGGACTCGCGCGCGCTCGACCTCGGCACGCCTGACGTGCTCGTGGACGCGCTGCTGGGGACGGGCGTGTCGGGCGCGCCCCGCGAACCCGAGGCGTCGGCCATCGACGCCATCAACGCGGCGGACGCGACGGTGGTTTCGGTGGACGTGCCGTCGGGCATGGACGCGGACACGGGCGAGACGCCGGGCGCGGTCGTGGACGCCGACCGCGTCGTGACGTTTCACGACGCGAAACCCGGCCTGGAGGGCGAAACCGTCACGGTCGCGGACATCGGGATTCCGGAGGCGGCCGAGTTGTTCGTCGGGCCGGGCGACCGGAACGTCCTCGGGCGCGACCCGCAGGCGCACAAGGGCGACTTCGGGAAGGTGACGGTCATCGGGGGCGGGCCGTACACGGGCGCGCCGGCGCTGTCGGCGCAGGCGGCGCTCCGCGCGGGCGCTGACCTCGCGTACGTCGCCTGCCCCGAGCGCGTCGCGGACGACGTGCAGGGGTACAGCGAAGACCTCATCGTCGAACCGTTCGTCGGCACGCGCCTCCAGCCGACGCACGTCGAGGCGCTCCTCGACCGCGCGAGCGAGCGCGACGTGGTCGTGCTGGGACCGGGGCTCGGCGACGCGGACGACACCCTGCGCGCCGTCCGCCAGTTCCTCGCGGACTACGAGGGGCGCGCGGTCGTGGACGCCGACGCCCTCCAGGTCGTCCCGGACGTCGACACCGAGGCGACGCTCGTCTGCACGCCCCATCAGGGCGAACTCGAGGAGATGGGTGGCCCCCGCGAGTCCGAGTGGCGCGACCGCATGGCCGCGGCGGAGTCGTTCGCCGCGGACATCGGGCACACGATACTCGTAAAGGGCGCGTACGACATCGTCACGGACGGCGAGGCGACGCGCGCGAACCGCACGGGCAACCCCGGGATGACCGTCGGCGGAACCGGGGACGTGCTCGCGGGCGCGACCGGCGCGCTCCTCTCCGTCACCGACCCCGTGGGGGCGGGCGGGCTCGCCGCGTACGCGAACGGCCGCGCGGGCGACGCCGCCGTCTCCGAGAACGGCTACGGGTTGCTCGCGAGCGACCTGCTTACGAGGCTCCCGCACGCACTGTACGACGATGACTGACGACGAGCTGACCCACACGACGGCGGAGGGCGACGTGCAGATGGTTGACGTGGGCGAGAAGCCGGACAGCCACCGGCGCGCCGTCGCGCGCGGCGAGATCCACCTCTCCGAGTCCACGGTGGACGCGGTTCGCGCGGACGAAATCGGGAAAGGAGACGTGCTCGCCACCGCCCGCGTCGGCGCGGTGCAGGCCGTGAAGCACACGTGGGAGACGATTCCGATGTGCCACCAGATACCGATCACGAACGTCGAGACCGACTTCGCGCTCGAACCCGAGACGATTGCGCTCGAAGTCGCCGTCGAAACCACCGGAAAGACCGGCTGCGAGATGGAGGCCCTGGAGGGCGTGACGACCGGGCTGAACGTCGTCTGGGACATGGTGAAAGCCGCCGAGAAGGACGGATCAGGCCAGTACCCGGGGACGCGCATCGAGAACGTCGAGGTCGTGGCGAAGGAAAAACGCCGACCGGAGTAGACGGCGCGCCCGCGCGTCCCTCGGAGCGTCTGGTACCGGCCGAGTTCTGCGGGCCCGCCAGAACGTCTAACAGCAGGGACGCCGTGACTCCGCGCGAATCAGCAACATCGCCTCCAACCGCGCGCTGAGCTGCGACAGTACGACGCCGCCGAGTCAGGGGATGATGAACACCGCTCGCGGTCGTCTCGCGTGGGTTCCTCGAACTACTCCGTGTCCAGACCGTACTCGCGCTTCCCCGTCCACGCAACAGTTCGTACGCTCGGCTTTCCCGGGAGCGTGTCGTCGTACCGCCGATGCTACCGGACGCCCTCGTTCGGTTCGAGTGAGGCCGCTCGTGGTACTCGATACTCGTAGAGTGGCCGTCCCACGTGTGGGTTTGAGGAGCCTACTCGGAGAGGGGCTCCAGTACGCGTTTCGACCAGTCTCACCGACGGCACATAACGAAATATAGAGGACGTATCTATTTATTTGCGATGACACAGAAAGTATCACGATCCCTGATAGCCGTCGTCCTCGCCGCGACGATGGTGTTCGGCGCGGTCACGGTCGGCGCCGTAGCCGCCACCGGAGCGGACACCTCCAGTCACACCG is drawn from Salarchaeum sp. JOR-1 and contains these coding sequences:
- a CDS encoding UPF0058 family protein; translation: MKKQELIHLHGLLAEVSNFYEGVEDDGVTLDEYQDLGVRPTSIHKSKTEHKAAVFALASGITTSVEAEPETVAAQAD
- a CDS encoding translation initiation factor IF-2 subunit beta, which translates into the protein MDYEDQLDRAMSEKPDVAGSESRFDVPEPTVRKEGNVTVYENFQDTIDRLGRDQEHVLKFIQDELATSAQIDESGRARFTGEFGADRVEAVLDDYVDTYVRCPECGLPDTNLETQNGTERLHCEACGARTPV
- a CDS encoding DUF555 domain-containing protein; this translates as MDRRVVLEAAVPVYDVDTADEAVRIAIAKTGDSLNPDLNYVDIGPATRECPNCGEPENAAFVAADEGLVALELELTVYNVERDEHAARIARSELGRHLADVPLAVLDVADA
- a CDS encoding DUF357 domain-containing protein — protein: MPADLEEKTDRYERLLAEALDAAAVAPPPDTPLGEAALEFEEMAQSYLEDGRHFREQDDLVNALASFSYGHGWMDAGARIGVFDVPTDGHLFTQ
- a CDS encoding DNA-3-methyladenine glycosylase, coding for METGSIPLDSLASAFDLQATLESGQSYLWTREDGATYETDGAHGGDAWYATAADGEVLRVRQTDDELVWEATTDADALLHDLLRLDDDLDAIRGAANTDDLVDAAYDRYWGMRIVSDPFFGCLISFICSAQMRVERIFAMQESLREAYGERIEFDGRTYHAFPTPDALADTTEDDLRDLGLGYRAPYVQRTAELVASGELTRDDILGLDYEDARDAMTGFVGVGEKVADCVLLFSLDYPDAVPLDTWIRTAIEDYYPDCARGNYADTSRALREQFGPYAGYTQTYLFHHLRNGGGT
- a CDS encoding 2,5-diamino-6-(ribosylamino)-4(3H)-pyrimidinone 5'-phosphate reductase — protein: MHVRVNAATSVDGKLSTRERTQFAISGAEDFARVDELRADFDAVMVGVGTVLADDPSLTLKDAALATARESRGESPQPARVVADSQARTPTDASVLGPDADTYVLVSENAQQSRVRELERAGAHCVVAGNERVALPDALAKLEADGVERVMVEGGGELLFSLFADDLVDALSVFVGSMVVGGRDAPTLVDGDGFTDDFPRLSLTDADRLDDGVLLTYDVLGRDGGD
- a CDS encoding winged helix-turn-helix domain-containing protein, translated to MEAALWYVLTGTRGGPNRARLLRAVDDRPRNANQLADDLDLDYKTVRHHLDVLVENDIVQSSGDDYGAVYLPTERAQTHWETVEDIIEEVDE
- a CDS encoding PHP domain-containing protein — its product is MDERVTLRVDPHVHSDGSYDGHEPVKLLLEHASDIGLDAIVVTDHDAIEESLRAARLAPEYGLVGVPGVEVSTRHGHLLAIGVTERPPKGESFADTVAAVRDLGGAAIVPHPFQRSRHGVRKRYLDDTEVEAVEVYNSMLFTGFRNRRARRYARNREYPGIGSSDAHHVMNVGRAYTELDVNASSKAEVRASDVVDAIREGSTGVRGRRTPIHRSARQYAMGAVKKGLFEVTSRTPLVPTVPSSYAQQF
- a CDS encoding acylphosphatase, which produces MATRVQAHVFVSGTVQGVYYRATTRDEAGKRGVDGWVQNLDDGRVEAVFEGDPDSVEAMVEWCHTGSPAADVEEVSVEYGAPEGYESFEIRR
- a CDS encoding PGF-CTERM sorting domain-containing protein, which codes for MTVVLIGSVLAVAPGAAAGATAGGASVTFDAQTSGGYTVTVENVTLPDGGFVTIHDASVTEGNVLGSVVGSSTYLEAGTHESVTVRLDEPLSEDGTYVAMPHMDTNDNRVYEFVSANANADGPYTMSGSAVVDTANVTVSASVSMSDQPTGGNSVVVDRVELSEGGFVAVHDSTLLDGEVTGSVVGHSQYLSAGVHENVRITLNASVGNETVIAMPHMDTNGDEAYTFVESGGETDGPFLTMDDSAVLDTASATVTSEAMVSAENQTTGGHTVTVESVFVPAGGFVTIHDATVTEGAVFDSVRGTSDYLAPGLHRNVQVTLDDPLANDTTIVAMPHKDTDDDMAYTFVESEGATDGPYTSDGSAVVDTATATVSASVTMNTQESGGHTVVVESVDLSDGGFVTIHDSSLFAGDVFGSVVGTSDYLEAGYHEDVEVTLSTPANESQVLVAMAHQDTNGDTTYSFVESEGATDGPYTANGGAVVDTAKALVNAVVVADDQQTDGTTVTVDSVTLANGGFVTIHDSTLADGAVLESVVGTSQYLSAGTHENVTVQLDAELSGEQTVFAMAHKDTNGDMAYSFVQSEGATDGPYVQSGMPVMQSLSVDAPGQTTTTMDEMTTTMDEMTTTMDETDASGSTPGFGVGLALIAVLGAALLALRRD
- a CDS encoding FAD-dependent oxidoreductase; this translates as MSEQPHVEIYTKSVCPYCEKAMDLFDEKGIEYETYNVTGDPERFAEMKERANGRETAPEVFIDDELIGGWDDTHELDQTGELDEKLGLTDDAVEAVEEHRKLIITGTGIAALTAAIYAARSNNDPLLFEGDEPGGQLTLTTEVENYPGFPEGISGPDLINNMKEQAQRFGAELEHGVVEDVTDDERPFRVELANGDVYTADAVIAASGASARTLGIPGEDELMGYGVSTCATCDGAFFRGEDMVVVGGGDAAAEEAAFLTKFADTVYLVHRREELRAEDYWQERIEEHVENGDMEVLWNTEATEIHGSPEDGVESVSLVRNPAGHPSEKLDDAETESFDLDVGAFFVAIGHTPNTDYLEGTDVELDDEGYIVTQGGAGGGQTATGVPGLFGAGDVVDHHYQQAVTAAGMGCKAALDCDAWLETEADLAESELASGEAPADD